A single genomic interval of Amycolatopsis albispora harbors:
- a CDS encoding SulP family inorganic anion transporter — translation MDLRTKFPHLRQDFTASLVVFLVAVPLCVGVAVASGVPAELGLITGIVGGIVTGLMRGSSLQVSGPAAGLTVLVFEAVRQFGLPALGVIVLAAGLLQLVMGALKLGRWFRAISVSVVEGMLAGIGLVLIAGQLYTAAGLTAPASGLGKLAGLPGAVADVAGNPTALASIALGAGTIAVLVLWKRMPKRVQAVPGPLAAVGLASVVTLVLGLPVATVEVQGLLGAIQPPGLDSFGELANLSLLGTVLAFALIASAESLFSAAAVDRLHDGPRTEYNKELVAQGAGNTVCGLLGALPMTAVIVRSSANVAAGAKTKASRVLHGVWLLLFAALLPGTLALIPLPALAGLLVHAGWKLIPLRSIVTLWREHRGEALILVVTAVAIVAVNMFEGVLIGLALSVAKTAWEASHLKLEVVDKGAGPVQVHLSGNATFLRLPKILDDLEALPRDRPIELDLSGLHHLDHACRTALENWADRHSAGPEPVKVTEPTALTGAPG, via the coding sequence GTGGACCTTCGAACGAAATTCCCCCATCTGCGACAGGACTTCACCGCGTCACTGGTGGTGTTCCTGGTCGCCGTTCCGCTGTGCGTCGGCGTGGCCGTCGCCTCCGGGGTCCCGGCCGAACTGGGCCTGATCACCGGCATCGTCGGCGGCATCGTCACCGGTCTCATGCGCGGCAGCAGCCTGCAGGTGTCCGGTCCGGCCGCCGGGCTGACCGTGCTGGTCTTCGAGGCGGTCCGCCAGTTCGGCCTGCCCGCGCTCGGGGTGATCGTGCTGGCCGCCGGGCTGCTGCAGCTCGTCATGGGCGCGCTGAAACTGGGCCGCTGGTTCCGGGCCATCTCGGTTTCGGTGGTCGAAGGCATGCTGGCGGGCATCGGGCTGGTGCTGATCGCGGGCCAGCTCTACACGGCCGCCGGGCTGACCGCGCCGGCGTCCGGTCTCGGCAAGCTGGCCGGGCTGCCCGGGGCGGTGGCCGACGTGGCCGGGAACCCGACGGCGCTCGCCTCGATCGCGCTCGGCGCGGGCACCATCGCGGTGCTGGTGCTGTGGAAGCGGATGCCGAAGCGGGTCCAGGCCGTGCCGGGCCCGCTCGCCGCGGTCGGGCTGGCGTCCGTCGTTACGCTGGTGCTCGGCCTGCCGGTGGCCACGGTCGAGGTGCAGGGGCTGCTCGGCGCCATCCAGCCGCCCGGCCTGGACTCCTTCGGCGAGCTGGCGAACCTGAGCCTGCTCGGCACCGTGCTGGCGTTCGCGTTGATCGCCTCGGCCGAAAGCCTGTTCAGCGCGGCCGCCGTGGACCGGCTCCACGATGGACCCCGCACCGAGTACAACAAGGAGCTGGTGGCGCAGGGCGCGGGCAACACCGTCTGCGGGCTGCTGGGCGCGCTGCCGATGACCGCGGTCATCGTGCGCAGCTCCGCCAACGTGGCGGCGGGCGCGAAAACCAAGGCTTCCCGGGTTCTGCACGGGGTGTGGCTGCTGCTGTTCGCCGCGCTGCTGCCCGGCACGCTGGCGCTCATCCCGCTGCCCGCGCTCGCCGGCCTGCTCGTCCACGCGGGCTGGAAGCTGATCCCGCTGCGCTCGATCGTCACCCTGTGGCGCGAGCACCGGGGCGAGGCGCTGATCCTGGTGGTCACCGCGGTGGCGATCGTCGCGGTGAACATGTTCGAAGGCGTGCTGATCGGCCTGGCCCTGTCCGTCGCCAAAACCGCTTGGGAGGCCTCACATCTCAAGCTGGAGGTGGTCGACAAGGGCGCCGGTCCGGTCCAGGTGCACCTGTCGGGCAACGCGACCTTCCTGCGCCTGCCGAAGATCCTCGACGACCTGGAGGCGCTCCCGCGTGACCGCCCGATCGAGCTGGACCTGTCCGGCCTGCACCACCTCGACCACGCCTGCCGGACCGCGCTGGAGAACTGGGCGGACCGGCACAGCGCCGGACCCGAGCCGGTGAAGGTCACCGAGCCGACGGCGCTGACCGGCGCACCCGGCTGA
- a CDS encoding 3-isopropylmalate dehydrogenase: MRTHHLAVIGGDGIGPDVTTAALAGVRAAADRYGFAVETTDFDLGAEAYLRTGVVVDEETTARLREHDAILLGAVGDPRVTPGVLERGLIVALRVAFRQSVNIRPVRLYPGLTSPVTGVDADNCDLVIIRENTEGLYTGGGGLAHAGTPGAVAIQNSVTTVPATTEAVDFAFRLAAARRKRLTLCHKKNVLVHAGQLWQDIVDEVAVRYPDVEHDYVHADAMCQHLPLNPGRFDVVVTDNLFGDIISDLGATVQGGLGLAASANYNPAGSAPSMYEPVHGSAPDIAGKGWANPAAAALSAALCLAGLGERDAALVLEAATASVLAELPAFAGPEMGADTAEIGARIAERVTDVDPAKIGDPSRSLMRALAGLAPGQAGS, translated from the coding sequence ATGCGTACCCACCACCTGGCCGTCATCGGCGGCGACGGTATCGGCCCCGACGTCACCACCGCCGCGCTGGCCGGGGTGCGAGCGGCCGCGGACCGGTACGGGTTCGCCGTCGAGACCACCGACTTCGACCTCGGTGCCGAGGCCTACCTGCGCACCGGCGTCGTCGTCGACGAGGAGACGACCGCGCGGCTGCGCGAGCACGACGCGATCCTGCTCGGCGCGGTCGGCGACCCGCGTGTCACGCCCGGTGTGCTGGAGCGGGGCCTGATCGTCGCGTTGCGCGTGGCGTTCCGGCAGTCGGTGAACATCCGCCCCGTCCGCCTCTACCCGGGGTTGACCAGCCCGGTGACCGGGGTGGACGCGGACAACTGCGACCTGGTGATCATCCGCGAGAACACCGAAGGCCTGTACACCGGTGGTGGCGGGCTCGCGCACGCGGGCACACCTGGTGCGGTGGCGATCCAGAACTCGGTCACCACCGTGCCCGCGACCACCGAGGCGGTCGACTTCGCCTTCCGGCTCGCCGCCGCCCGCCGCAAGCGGCTCACCCTGTGCCACAAGAAGAACGTGCTCGTCCACGCCGGGCAGCTGTGGCAGGACATCGTGGACGAGGTCGCGGTGCGCTACCCCGATGTGGAGCACGACTACGTGCACGCCGACGCCATGTGCCAGCACCTGCCGCTGAACCCGGGCCGGTTCGACGTGGTGGTCACCGACAACCTGTTCGGCGACATCATCAGCGACCTCGGCGCCACCGTCCAAGGTGGACTCGGGCTGGCCGCCAGCGCCAACTACAACCCGGCCGGCAGCGCGCCGAGCATGTACGAGCCGGTGCACGGCTCGGCACCCGACATCGCGGGCAAGGGGTGGGCCAATCCGGCGGCCGCGGCGTTGTCGGCCGCGTTGTGCCTGGCGGGGCTGGGTGAACGCGACGCCGCGCTGGTGCTCGAAGCCGCCACCGCGTCGGTGCTCGCCGAGCTGCCCGCCTTCGCCGGTCCGGAAATGGGCGCGGACACCGCCGAGATCGGCGCCCGGATCGCCGAGCGGGTCACCGACGTCGATCCGGCGAAGATCGGCGACCCGTCCCGTTCGCTGATGCGGGCGCTCGCCGGGCTCGCGCCAGGGCAGGCGGGTTCGTAG
- a CDS encoding fatty acid desaturase family protein, whose amino-acid sequence MTTSSVSPAQSSDFAELSRQVKHVGLLERRYGYYAVRITANLLLFAAGVLAFVLLGDSWWQLLTAAFFAVVLVQFAFVGHDAGHRQIFWSRRTNDVVGRAHGALTGISYRWWVGKHNRHHANPNHEDDDPDIDIPALAFSQDQARRKRGVFRWVAKHQAVLFFPLLLTEAVMLRIASVQAVLRREVASARSEAVLLGAHIVGYLTAVFLVLSPLKAVLFIAVHQGLMGVYLGCAFAPNHKGMPMPARGEKLDFLRKQVTTSRNVAGGRWVDFLLGGLNHQIEHHLFPTMPRPNLRRARAIVRDFCDRHGIEYVQCGLIRSYAWVLHHLHAVGAPLRQPAAGG is encoded by the coding sequence ATGACCACATCCAGCGTCTCCCCCGCCCAGTCCAGCGATTTCGCGGAGCTGTCCCGGCAGGTCAAGCACGTCGGGCTGCTCGAGCGCCGCTACGGGTACTACGCGGTTCGCATCACCGCCAACCTCCTGCTGTTCGCGGCGGGCGTGCTCGCGTTCGTGCTGCTCGGCGACTCCTGGTGGCAACTGCTCACCGCGGCGTTCTTCGCCGTGGTGCTCGTCCAGTTCGCGTTCGTCGGCCACGACGCGGGTCATCGCCAGATCTTCTGGTCACGGCGCACCAACGACGTGGTCGGGCGCGCGCACGGCGCCCTGACCGGGATCAGCTACCGCTGGTGGGTCGGCAAGCACAACCGGCACCACGCCAATCCGAACCACGAGGACGACGACCCCGACATCGACATTCCCGCGCTCGCGTTCAGCCAGGACCAGGCCCGCCGCAAGCGCGGGGTGTTCCGCTGGGTGGCCAAGCACCAGGCGGTCCTGTTCTTCCCGTTGCTGCTGACCGAAGCGGTGATGCTGCGCATCGCCAGCGTCCAGGCCGTGCTGCGTCGCGAGGTGGCTTCGGCCCGGTCGGAGGCGGTGCTGCTGGGCGCGCACATCGTCGGCTACCTGACCGCGGTGTTCCTGGTGCTGTCCCCGCTCAAGGCGGTGCTGTTCATCGCCGTGCACCAGGGCCTGATGGGCGTGTACCTCGGCTGCGCCTTCGCCCCCAACCACAAGGGCATGCCGATGCCGGCCCGCGGCGAGAAGCTGGACTTCCTGCGCAAGCAGGTGACCACCTCCCGCAACGTCGCCGGCGGCCGGTGGGTGGACTTCCTGCTCGGCGGCCTGAACCACCAGATCGAGCACCACCTGTTCCCCACCATGCCGCGCCCCAACCTGCGGCGCGCCCGTGCCATCGTGCGCGACTTCTGCGACCGGCACGGCATCGAATACGTCCAATGTGGACTCATCCGGTCCTACGCCTGGGTGCTGCACCACCTGCACGCGGTCGGCGCCCCGCTCCGGCAGCCCGCCGCCGGCGGTTAG
- a CDS encoding sialidase family protein, translating into MRPRSRLAASLLTAAALCLPLAPQASAAPAPAAGCTSSVPFVSGTEGYHTFRIPAIVRTATGSLLAFAEGRRESAGDSGAIEVVSRTSADGGCTWGPLAVVSANGNATAGNPVPVLTRRGELVLLTTRNGRVSEDEIMAGKVSEADTRRVFVQRSKDNGRTWTEATDITAATKQPGWRWYATGPGHAIVLRHGPHAGRIVVPANHSSSPPAGSPDVGTEDKYYGGHDLYSDDDGHTWHIGFVDGRTDGVIAPNETTVAELQDGRLYFSSRNQGSAPEHRLGAYSADGGRTLTAPYQVEESLSGPVVQGSVLRTTVPGVLVFSGPADPAKRRLMQLRISLDGGREWRPGLTVTTGPAAYSDLVQADPLTVGLLYETGVSGSYETLTFQRIPLWRVAG; encoded by the coding sequence GTGCGACCGCGTTCAAGACTTGCCGCGTCCCTGCTCACCGCCGCGGCGCTGTGCCTGCCGCTCGCGCCCCAGGCTTCGGCCGCCCCGGCGCCCGCCGCCGGGTGCACGTCGTCGGTGCCGTTCGTTTCGGGCACGGAGGGTTACCACACCTTCCGCATCCCGGCGATCGTGCGCACGGCCACCGGTTCCCTGCTCGCCTTCGCCGAAGGCCGCCGCGAATCGGCGGGTGACTCCGGCGCGATCGAGGTGGTGTCGCGGACCTCGGCCGACGGCGGGTGCACCTGGGGTCCGCTGGCCGTGGTGTCCGCCAACGGCAACGCCACCGCGGGCAACCCCGTCCCGGTGCTGACCCGCCGCGGCGAGCTGGTGCTGCTCACCACGCGCAACGGCCGGGTGTCCGAAGACGAGATCATGGCCGGGAAGGTGTCCGAAGCGGACACCCGGCGGGTATTTGTCCAGCGCAGCAAGGACAACGGCCGGACATGGACCGAGGCCACCGATATCACCGCAGCCACTAAGCAGCCCGGCTGGCGCTGGTACGCCACCGGTCCCGGGCACGCTATCGTGCTGCGGCACGGTCCGCACGCGGGCCGGATCGTGGTGCCCGCCAACCATTCCAGCTCCCCGCCCGCCGGCTCGCCGGACGTCGGCACGGAGGACAAGTACTACGGCGGCCACGACCTCTACAGCGACGACGACGGGCACACCTGGCACATCGGCTTTGTCGACGGCCGCACCGACGGGGTGATCGCGCCCAACGAGACCACCGTGGCCGAACTCCAGGACGGCAGGCTCTACTTTTCCAGCCGCAACCAGGGTTCCGCGCCGGAACACCGGCTGGGCGCGTACAGCGCGGACGGCGGACGGACCCTCACCGCGCCCTACCAGGTCGAGGAAAGCCTGAGCGGGCCGGTGGTCCAGGGCAGCGTGCTGCGCACGACCGTGCCGGGAGTCCTGGTGTTCTCCGGCCCGGCCGACCCCGCCAAGCGGCGGCTGATGCAACTCCGGATCAGCCTCGACGGCGGCCGCGAATGGCGCCCGGGACTCACCGTGACCACCGGCCCCGCCGCCTACTCGGACCTGGTGCAGGCGGACCCCCTCACGGTCGGCCTGCTCTACGAAACCGGCGTGTCCGGGTCCTACGAAACCCTGACGTTCCAGCGAATCCCGCTGTGGCGCGTCGCGGGCTGA
- a CDS encoding N(5)-(carboxyethyl)ornithine synthase translates to MPIHPHHLDRIDADLRKNIYLEHGYGEPFGVPDERLAGSVAGMRTRAQLIAECDVVLLAKPLREDVAELRPGQVLWGWPHCVQDAGLTQLAIDRRLTVIAFEAMNHWRSDGSFGLHVFHKNNELAGYCSVLHALQLIGSTGDYGRRLRAVVIGFGATARGSVTALNAHGIHDVEVLTARGLSAVASPIHSATMVHFDHDTNNPGDPRRSHAHTERGRVPLAGFLAEHDVVVNCVLQDTGAPLTFLIEEDLAAFAPGSLIVDVSCDEGMGFSWARPTTFTEPAFGVGDRLTYYAVDHSPSYLWNSATWEISQALLPHLRSVLSGRVAWDDSETVRRAVEIRDGTVQNPAILAFQHRAPEYPHAPAR, encoded by the coding sequence TTGCCGATCCACCCGCACCACCTCGACCGGATCGACGCCGATCTCCGGAAGAACATCTACCTCGAGCACGGCTACGGCGAACCCTTCGGCGTGCCCGACGAGCGGCTCGCGGGCTCGGTCGCCGGGATGCGGACGCGTGCCCAGCTCATCGCCGAGTGCGACGTCGTCCTGCTGGCCAAGCCGCTGCGGGAGGACGTCGCCGAACTGCGGCCCGGCCAGGTGCTGTGGGGCTGGCCGCACTGCGTGCAGGATGCCGGGCTGACCCAGCTGGCCATCGACCGGCGGCTGACCGTGATCGCCTTCGAGGCGATGAACCACTGGCGGAGCGACGGCTCGTTCGGCCTGCACGTGTTCCACAAGAACAACGAACTGGCCGGTTACTGCTCGGTGCTGCACGCCCTGCAGCTGATCGGCTCGACCGGAGACTACGGCCGCCGCCTGCGGGCGGTGGTGATCGGCTTCGGCGCGACGGCGCGCGGCTCGGTGACCGCGCTCAACGCCCACGGGATCCACGACGTGGAGGTCCTCACGGCTCGTGGACTGAGCGCGGTCGCCTCGCCGATCCACTCCGCGACGATGGTGCATTTCGACCACGACACGAACAACCCCGGTGACCCCCGCCGGAGCCACGCGCACACCGAGCGCGGCCGCGTTCCGCTGGCGGGGTTCCTCGCCGAGCACGACGTGGTCGTCAACTGCGTGCTGCAGGACACCGGCGCGCCGCTGACCTTCCTGATCGAGGAAGATCTCGCCGCGTTCGCGCCCGGCAGCCTCATCGTGGACGTCTCCTGTGACGAGGGCATGGGCTTCAGCTGGGCGCGGCCGACGACGTTCACCGAGCCCGCCTTCGGAGTCGGCGACCGCCTCACCTACTACGCCGTCGACCACAGCCCGTCCTACCTGTGGAACTCGGCGACGTGGGAGATCAGCCAGGCCCTGCTGCCGCACCTGCGATCGGTCCTGTCCGGGCGCGTGGCCTGGGACGACAGCGAAACCGTCCGGCGGGCGGTGGAGATCCGGGACGGCACGGTCCAGAACCCCGCCATCCTGGCCTTCCAGCACCGCGCACCGGAATACCCGCACGCGCCGGCGCGCTGA
- a CDS encoding cold-shock protein, producing MTQGTVKWFNAEKGFGFIAREDGPDVFVHYSEIEGSGFRSLEENQRVEFEVGQGAKGPQATRVQAV from the coding sequence ATGACTCAGGGAACTGTCAAGTGGTTCAACGCGGAGAAGGGCTTCGGCTTCATCGCCCGCGAGGACGGACCGGACGTGTTCGTGCACTACTCCGAGATCGAGGGCAGCGGCTTCCGCAGCCTCGAGGAGAACCAGCGCGTCGAGTTCGAGGTCGGCCAGGGCGCCAAGGGCCCGCAGGCCACCCGCGTCCAGGCCGTCTGA
- a CDS encoding gamma carbonic anhydrase family protein, which translates to MTAETQGIRIRHRGREPRVHPTAYVAPTATLVGDVRVGPRARVMYGAVLDAEGSRIEVGEATVICENAVLRGSAVAGDQPVLVGDHVFVGPHATLLGCEVARCVYVATSATVLQGARLGAGSVAAVGALVHARTVVPDEYFVPPHTVALDEPVRLLAPGDPGLAEAVARVGFAQVAFGVDAEWTDRINRYEHIAEVRVAEFGTHADDEVLNPG; encoded by the coding sequence ATGACCGCTGAAACGCAGGGGATCCGCATCCGGCACCGCGGGCGTGAACCGCGGGTTCATCCCACCGCCTATGTCGCCCCGACGGCCACGCTCGTCGGTGATGTCCGCGTGGGGCCGAGGGCGCGGGTGATGTACGGCGCGGTGCTCGACGCCGAGGGGTCCCGGATCGAGGTCGGGGAGGCGACCGTGATCTGCGAGAACGCGGTGCTGCGCGGGTCCGCCGTGGCTGGCGACCAGCCGGTGCTGGTGGGCGACCACGTCTTCGTGGGTCCGCATGCCACGCTGCTGGGCTGCGAGGTCGCCAGGTGCGTCTACGTGGCGACCTCGGCGACGGTCCTGCAGGGCGCACGGCTGGGCGCCGGCTCGGTTGCCGCGGTCGGCGCGCTCGTCCACGCGCGCACCGTCGTGCCGGACGAGTACTTCGTGCCGCCGCACACCGTGGCGCTCGACGAGCCGGTGCGGCTGCTGGCCCCCGGTGATCCGGGCCTGGCCGAGGCCGTCGCGCGGGTGGGCTTCGCGCAGGTCGCGTTCGGCGTCGACGCGGAGTGGACCGACCGGATCAACCGGTACGAGCACATCGCGGAGGTGCGCGTCGCCGAGTTCGGCACGCACGCGGACGACGAGGTGCTGAATCCCGGCTAG
- a CDS encoding carbonic anhydrase, whose product MQSLIEHARSFRQSCQDQAEQFARLADGQSPQVLFITCSDSRVVPALITGARPGELFELRTAGNIVPPYASGHPSGEVATIEYAVDVLGVSDIVVCGHSHCGAVGALVRGDDLTAVPAVRDWLAHATPRPEGEGEDPAVAAAVQNHVLTQVLRLRSYPGIDRRLRAEQVRLHGWFYEVHTGSVLAHDPDSDTFQAL is encoded by the coding sequence ATGCAGTCGCTGATCGAACACGCCCGTTCCTTCCGGCAGTCGTGCCAGGACCAGGCCGAACAGTTCGCCCGGCTGGCCGATGGGCAGTCGCCGCAGGTTCTGTTCATCACCTGTTCCGATTCCCGGGTCGTCCCGGCCCTGATCACCGGTGCCCGGCCCGGTGAACTGTTCGAACTGCGCACCGCGGGCAACATCGTGCCGCCGTACGCCTCCGGCCACCCCAGCGGCGAGGTGGCCACCATCGAATACGCGGTGGACGTGCTCGGCGTCTCCGACATCGTGGTCTGCGGTCATTCGCACTGCGGTGCCGTCGGCGCACTGGTGCGCGGCGACGACCTGACCGCCGTGCCCGCCGTGCGCGACTGGCTCGCGCACGCCACGCCGCGCCCGGAGGGCGAGGGCGAGGACCCGGCCGTCGCCGCCGCGGTGCAGAACCACGTGCTGACCCAGGTGCTGCGGCTGCGCTCGTACCCGGGCATCGACCGGCGCCTGCGGGCGGAGCAGGTCCGGCTGCACGGCTGGTTCTACGAAGTGCACACCGGTTCCGTGCTGGCCCACGACCCCGACTCCGACACCTTCCAGGCGCTGTGA
- a CDS encoding FAD-dependent monooxygenase has product MTETVYPEVLVVGGGTVGLLTTALLTHHGVPAALVERRSGPSVHPRATGIAPRTVEVLRELGLDDAVDAAAVDLRGAAGKAVARTVVEMGAGEVKAVPMAEPPAGELDTTPFRLRGVCAQDRVDAVVAADLARRGVDLRWSTRLTGITQDADGVDVELDGPGGRYSLRCAHVVAADGTHSTVRTKLGVGTSGAGDLGKSMINILFRADLRPHLRGRSFGMCTITHPAARGLLATVDGQTDWVFHVECDLDGGERPEDFTPERCTAVVRAAVGDPGLDVEIRSVLPWRPRSVLADRFAVGRVFLVGDAAHAISPMGAFGLNTGVADAHNLAWKLAAVHHGEAGPELLDTYAQEREPVAAATMDQAMRRRADPALHWGRGPEADAARVAAGVWASPVVHLGQRYDSAAIVDPQPELPSTMDLATVLDGSPGSRVPHAWVDGVSTLDLVASRWTLLAGPAGDSWLTAAAEVGLPAHRVSAPWLPDEGALLVRPDAIVALRATNPVPDAARFLTDVLDRVLAKPVAVP; this is encoded by the coding sequence ATGACGGAAACAGTGTATCCAGAAGTGCTGGTGGTGGGCGGCGGCACCGTCGGCCTGCTCACCACGGCGCTGCTCACCCACCACGGCGTGCCCGCGGCGCTGGTCGAACGCCGGTCCGGGCCGTCGGTCCACCCGCGTGCCACCGGCATCGCGCCGCGCACCGTCGAAGTGCTCCGCGAACTCGGGCTCGACGACGCCGTCGACGCCGCCGCGGTCGACCTCCGTGGTGCCGCGGGCAAGGCGGTGGCGCGGACGGTCGTCGAGATGGGCGCGGGTGAGGTGAAGGCCGTGCCCATGGCGGAGCCGCCCGCCGGCGAACTGGACACGACGCCGTTCAGGCTGCGCGGTGTCTGCGCGCAGGACCGCGTCGACGCCGTGGTGGCGGCCGACCTGGCCAGGCGCGGCGTGGATCTGCGCTGGTCGACGCGGCTGACCGGCATCACGCAGGACGCGGACGGCGTGGACGTCGAACTGGACGGGCCCGGCGGCCGCTACTCGCTGCGCTGCGCCCACGTGGTCGCCGCGGACGGCACGCACAGCACCGTGCGAACCAAGCTCGGCGTGGGCACCTCCGGGGCGGGCGACCTGGGCAAGTCGATGATCAACATCCTGTTCCGCGCCGACCTCCGGCCCCACCTGCGGGGCAGGTCGTTCGGCATGTGCACGATCACCCATCCGGCGGCACGCGGCCTGCTGGCCACTGTGGACGGTCAGACGGACTGGGTCTTCCACGTCGAATGCGACCTCGACGGGGGCGAGCGCCCGGAGGACTTCACACCGGAGCGCTGCACCGCGGTCGTCCGGGCGGCGGTCGGCGATCCCGGGCTGGACGTCGAAATCCGCAGCGTGCTCCCGTGGCGGCCACGGAGCGTGCTGGCGGACCGCTTCGCCGTCGGCCGCGTGTTCCTCGTCGGCGACGCCGCGCACGCCATCTCACCGATGGGCGCGTTCGGCCTCAACACCGGGGTCGCCGACGCGCACAACCTGGCGTGGAAACTGGCCGCCGTGCACCACGGTGAAGCGGGTCCGGAACTGCTCGACACCTATGCGCAGGAACGCGAACCGGTCGCCGCGGCGACGATGGACCAGGCGATGCGCAGGCGAGCCGACCCGGCCTTGCACTGGGGACGCGGCCCCGAGGCCGACGCGGCGAGGGTGGCGGCTGGCGTGTGGGCGTCGCCGGTCGTGCACCTCGGGCAGCGTTACGACTCGGCCGCCATCGTCGATCCGCAGCCGGAACTGCCGTCCACAATGGACCTGGCGACGGTACTGGACGGTTCGCCCGGTTCGCGGGTGCCCCACGCCTGGGTCGATGGTGTGTCCACACTGGACCTTGTCGCGTCACGCTGGACCCTGCTGGCAGGTCCCGCGGGCGACTCGTGGCTGACCGCCGCGGCGGAGGTCGGCCTGCCCGCACACCGGGTCTCCGCCCCGTGGCTGCCCGACGAAGGCGCTCTGCTCGTGCGACCGGACGCCATCGTCGCCCTGCGCGCCACGAACCCGGTCCCGGACGCGGCGCGCTTCCTCACCGACGTCCTGGACCGGGTTCTGGCGAAGCCGGTCGCCGTGCCCTGA
- a CDS encoding erythromycin esterase family protein → MYRDEVTALAAPLADAGDFDVLLDRVGEARVVMLGEASHGTHEFYRWRALLTRRLIEEKGFSFVAVEGDWPDCARVDRAVRSLEEPREALAAFERWPTWMWANEEVTDFCRWLSAHNAGRDERERAGFHGLDVYSLWESLREILVHLREHDPAEVPSALAAYHCFEPYGEEPGEYARSTRLVPEGCENEVVDLLVRLRERAAADGGEAFQAWQNAEVVAGAERYYRAMLRGGAASWNVRDHHMDHTLDRLLAHYGPGAKAVVWAHNTHVGDARATDMADAGMVNLGQLARQRYGHDQVVLVGFGSHRGTVVAGESWGAPMRELPVPPARAGSLEDVLHRSAPAQALFTFPRLDRPDLLTTELPHRAIGVVYHPERERWGNYVPTVVGDRYDAFGWFDESRALRPLNTRVPAGSGLGVRHA, encoded by the coding sequence ATGTATCGCGACGAGGTGACCGCCCTGGCCGCGCCGCTAGCCGACGCCGGGGACTTCGACGTGCTGCTGGACCGCGTGGGTGAGGCCAGGGTGGTCATGCTGGGGGAGGCCAGCCACGGCACCCACGAGTTCTACCGGTGGCGTGCCCTGCTCACCCGGCGGCTGATCGAGGAGAAGGGGTTCTCCTTCGTCGCCGTCGAGGGCGACTGGCCGGACTGCGCGCGGGTCGACCGGGCCGTGCGGAGTCTCGAGGAGCCACGCGAGGCGCTGGCGGCCTTCGAGCGCTGGCCGACGTGGATGTGGGCGAACGAGGAGGTCACCGACTTCTGCCGGTGGCTGTCCGCCCACAACGCCGGGCGGGACGAGCGTGAGCGTGCCGGGTTCCACGGGCTGGACGTGTACTCGCTCTGGGAGTCCCTCCGCGAAATCCTGGTTCACCTGCGGGAACACGATCCGGCGGAGGTGCCGTCGGCGCTGGCCGCGTACCACTGCTTCGAGCCGTACGGCGAGGAACCGGGGGAGTACGCGCGGTCCACCCGGCTGGTGCCGGAGGGCTGCGAGAACGAGGTCGTCGACCTGCTCGTGCGACTCCGTGAACGAGCTGCCGCCGACGGCGGTGAAGCGTTCCAGGCGTGGCAGAACGCCGAGGTCGTCGCGGGCGCCGAACGCTACTACCGGGCGATGCTCCGCGGTGGTGCCGCGTCGTGGAACGTTCGCGACCACCATATGGACCACACGCTGGACCGCCTGCTCGCGCACTACGGCCCGGGCGCGAAAGCCGTGGTCTGGGCGCACAACACCCATGTCGGCGACGCGCGGGCGACCGACATGGCCGACGCGGGCATGGTCAATCTCGGGCAGCTGGCCCGGCAGCGGTACGGCCACGATCAGGTGGTTCTGGTCGGCTTCGGCAGCCATCGCGGCACGGTTGTCGCGGGCGAATCGTGGGGCGCGCCGATGCGTGAGCTGCCGGTGCCCCCGGCCCGCGCGGGTTCGCTGGAGGACGTGCTGCACCGGAGCGCGCCCGCCCAGGCGCTGTTCACCTTCCCGCGGCTGGACCGGCCGGACCTGCTCACCACCGAGCTGCCGCACCGCGCGATCGGTGTGGTCTACCACCCCGAACGCGAGCGGTGGGGCAACTACGTGCCGACCGTGGTGGGCGACCGGTACGACGCCTTCGGGTGGTTCGACGAAAGCCGGGCGCTGCGCCCGCTGAACACCCGGGTGCCCGCCGGCAGCGGGCTCGGCGTGCGGCATGCTTGA